Proteins encoded by one window of bacterium:
- the hemG gene encoding protoporphyrinogen oxidase, which translates to MRVNKLVVGGGLAGTTVGALLRERNEDFLLIESSNRLGGKVETLLTGEACFEFGPNSFTDQTDEILRLVETLGLKEEVLEADPVARNRYIVKGGRLVRLPGKPQEILTTRALSFRGRLRLILEAFYVPKKTIEEESVRDFFSRHFGPEAADSFADPFVSGIYAGDAAQLSLPEAMPTMAAAEAQSGSLIRHLLAQRKTAKAVPKSYELKQGLESLFHRARERLGAGRLRLGEEILEVAADHAGIKIITNRGVYEAGTAYLTLPAYAAAAVLKKNFPDLAVDLSRIDYAPVVTVHLRVPRSESFRFEGFGVLIPSAERRRILGVLWNSSVFPSLFGDKDHHYLTVYAGGVRDRGIVDAEEAVIRSVVSGEVKDLFSLSRPPAVLHVRRHPRAIPQYVLGYGKLLRSIQDRLSRLPALKLAGNYLGGVSMPKTVAHAAALLRD; encoded by the coding sequence ATGCGCGTCAACAAACTGGTGGTCGGAGGGGGGCTGGCGGGGACGACCGTCGGCGCCCTTTTGCGGGAAAGGAACGAGGACTTTCTCCTGATCGAGTCCTCAAACCGGCTGGGCGGAAAGGTTGAAACACTTCTGACCGGCGAGGCCTGTTTCGAGTTCGGTCCCAACTCCTTCACGGACCAGACCGACGAGATCCTCCGGCTGGTGGAGACGCTGGGATTGAAGGAAGAGGTTTTGGAGGCGGACCCCGTCGCCCGGAACCGTTACATCGTCAAGGGGGGACGGCTGGTCCGCCTGCCGGGAAAACCCCAGGAGATCCTGACGACACGCGCCCTCTCGTTCCGCGGACGCCTCCGGTTGATCTTGGAGGCGTTCTACGTCCCCAAGAAGACGATCGAGGAGGAGTCCGTCCGGGATTTTTTCTCACGCCACTTCGGACCGGAGGCGGCGGACTCTTTCGCCGATCCTTTCGTCTCCGGGATTTACGCCGGGGACGCCGCCCAACTTTCGCTTCCGGAGGCCATGCCGACGATGGCCGCCGCGGAGGCCCAATCCGGCTCCCTGATCCGCCATCTTCTGGCGCAGAGGAAGACCGCCAAGGCCGTCCCTAAATCGTACGAATTGAAGCAGGGGTTGGAATCCCTCTTTCATCGCGCCCGGGAACGGCTCGGCGCCGGACGGCTGCGCCTCGGCGAGGAGATCCTCGAAGTGGCCGCGGATCACGCGGGGATCAAGATCATCACGAACCGCGGCGTCTATGAGGCCGGGACGGCCTATCTGACGTTGCCCGCCTACGCGGCGGCCGCCGTTTTGAAGAAGAATTTCCCGGATCTCGCCGTCGACCTCTCGCGGATCGATTATGCGCCCGTCGTGACCGTTCACCTTCGGGTGCCCCGGTCCGAGTCCTTCCGTTTTGAGGGCTTTGGCGTCCTCATCCCCTCCGCGGAAAGGAGGCGGATCCTAGGCGTCCTGTGGAATTCCAGCGTCTTCCCCTCCCTGTTCGGCGACAAAGACCATCACTACCTGACGGTCTACGCGGGTGGAGTGCGCGATCGGGGGATCGTCGATGCCGAGGAAGCCGTCATCCGGTCCGTCGTTTCCGGCGAGGTGAAGGATCTCTTCTCCCTCTCCCGCCCCCCCGCGGTCCTTCATGTGCGGCGCCATCCGCGGGCAATCCCCCAATACGTCCTGGGTTACGGAAAACTCCTCCGGTCGATCCAGGACCGTCTCTCGCGCCTCCCGGCGCTCAAGCTCGCCGGCAACTACCTGGGCGGCGTCAGCATGCCCAAGACCGTCGCGCACGCCGCCGCCCTCCTGCGCGATTGA
- a CDS encoding ATP-binding protein, giving the protein MTHSASSIPGLTSLFSTSTSLLAAGRPVADVMHHIEQAVNTLREDPDYQPYRAILQGLDDVTKGAPSSSAELAEDLYQLSTALEFVTHDARTRTDLRLSIMGLTRLIQMGCAGPKPAGGLFARGAAGDIIGENRWRTLAALTGGVYHDVKGIISALEIITPLWIEEAQLIAERPASEHDRSQLNAHLEKLQGKCARLHRLLAPIQLALYLSGTSMMRRELINEPFRNGDMDRLARALDSLQNRLKRASDIVGRLAELESKWENMISQIAGWRRMLENSVDLLKSLVLIHAGSGDRLRIPVSLHDSLDPAMLRSVLGKRIELTIHLEPDPGLVTGPACHIQQVLYNLVVNAREATIGPGTVIISTQRTFLKESRPHARPGEYMVLSVQDTGSGIPKNLLPDIFKPGVSGKGSSGLGLSVIQEIVQGLGGFIEVQSSTKNPRGTRFSVYFPI; this is encoded by the coding sequence ATGACGCACTCGGCTTCATCCATTCCCGGTCTCACCAGCCTTTTTTCGACCTCCACGAGCCTTCTTGCGGCCGGGCGGCCCGTCGCCGATGTGATGCATCACATCGAACAGGCTGTGAACACGCTGCGGGAGGATCCGGATTATCAGCCCTATCGGGCCATTCTTCAGGGGCTCGATGACGTCACGAAAGGCGCGCCGTCCTCGAGCGCTGAACTCGCGGAAGATCTGTATCAATTGAGCACGGCGCTCGAGTTTGTCACGCACGACGCCAGGACGCGAACCGATCTGAGACTCTCCATCATGGGCCTGACGCGCCTGATTCAAATGGGGTGCGCCGGCCCGAAGCCTGCCGGCGGGCTGTTCGCGAGGGGGGCTGCCGGGGACATCATCGGGGAAAATCGTTGGCGAACGCTGGCGGCGCTGACGGGCGGGGTTTATCATGACGTGAAAGGAATCATAAGCGCTCTGGAGATCATAACTCCGCTCTGGATCGAGGAGGCCCAACTGATTGCCGAGCGCCCCGCCTCCGAACACGATCGAAGCCAATTGAACGCGCACTTGGAGAAGCTTCAGGGAAAGTGTGCCAGGTTGCACAGACTCTTGGCGCCTATTCAACTGGCCCTTTATCTTTCCGGGACCAGCATGATGCGACGCGAGTTGATCAACGAACCCTTCCGGAACGGCGACATGGACCGCTTGGCACGGGCGCTTGATTCACTTCAGAACCGTCTGAAGAGGGCCTCGGACATCGTCGGCCGGCTCGCCGAGTTGGAATCCAAGTGGGAAAATATGATCAGCCAAATCGCGGGCTGGAGGAGGATGCTGGAAAACAGCGTCGATCTCCTGAAAAGCCTCGTTCTCATCCATGCCGGATCAGGGGACCGATTGAGGATTCCGGTTTCGCTTCACGACAGTCTCGATCCGGCGATGTTGCGGAGCGTTCTGGGGAAGCGCATTGAATTGACGATTCACCTGGAGCCCGATCCCGGCTTGGTGACGGGTCCGGCCTGTCATATCCAACAAGTACTCTATAATTTGGTCGTCAACGCCCGGGAGGCCACGATCGGCCCTGGAACCGTGATCATCTCGACGCAAAGAACGTTCCTCAAGGAGAGTCGGCCTCATGCCCGACCGGGCGAATACATGGTGCTCTCCGTTCAGGACACGGGGAGCGGCATTCCCAAGAACCTACTCCCGGACATCTTTAAGCCCGGCGTTAGCGGCAAAGGGTCTTCGGGCTTGGGTCTGTCTGTGATTCAGGAGATCGTTCAAGGTCTGGGGGGATTCATTGAAGTGCAATCCTCGACGAAGAATCCTCGCGGGACGAGGTTCTCCGTCTATTTCCCGATTTAG